The following proteins are co-located in the Mycolicibacterium goodii genome:
- a CDS encoding M24 family metallopeptidase yields the protein MGIDIEADDRALRVSRRERALTQMEAYDLDVLVLGRQANVRYISGAPQLWVVGTRPFGPICTYVRETGEIHLNSTWDEGIPEEIPHENLYGLAWNPMTLIGVLQNIKGTETARRVGTDALTPTFAKLLPMAFPQAELVDGEQAMRDARRIKTPEEIDALRYALSIAEKGLASGVAELSAGTTEQALAGAILEAEAAGGVSTPATQDAAWVTSKDHPWRRADGAAHPPGRVRDGDLVALSAGVLADGYVAEVARTLYVGEPTDAVRALYRRRDELWDRLTDACRPGRPTSALLDAYQQAGEPLPAMPVAHGLGLGFDPPVVSPSLRATADAERLEQGMVLAVTSYVWERGIGAVFTRDAVVIGADGPDVLTATYSEAVHG from the coding sequence GTGGGAATTGACATCGAGGCCGACGACCGGGCGCTGCGGGTCAGCCGCCGCGAGCGTGCGCTGACCCAGATGGAGGCCTACGACCTCGATGTGCTGGTGCTCGGCAGGCAGGCCAACGTGCGCTACATCTCGGGCGCACCGCAACTGTGGGTCGTCGGCACCCGCCCGTTCGGACCCATCTGCACCTACGTCCGCGAGACGGGGGAGATCCACCTCAACAGCACGTGGGACGAGGGCATCCCCGAGGAGATCCCGCACGAGAACCTCTACGGGCTGGCGTGGAACCCCATGACGCTCATCGGGGTGCTGCAGAACATCAAGGGCACCGAGACCGCACGCCGCGTCGGAACCGACGCTCTGACACCGACGTTCGCCAAGCTGCTGCCCATGGCGTTCCCGCAGGCCGAACTCGTCGACGGCGAGCAGGCCATGCGGGACGCGCGCCGGATCAAGACACCCGAGGAGATCGACGCGTTGCGGTACGCGTTGTCGATCGCCGAGAAAGGTCTGGCCAGCGGTGTCGCGGAGCTGAGCGCGGGCACCACCGAACAGGCCCTCGCCGGTGCGATCCTCGAGGCCGAGGCCGCAGGCGGCGTCAGCACCCCGGCGACCCAGGACGCCGCATGGGTCACCTCGAAAGACCATCCGTGGCGGCGCGCCGATGGCGCGGCCCACCCACCCGGCAGAGTGCGCGACGGCGATCTGGTGGCGCTGTCGGCCGGTGTGCTCGCCGACGGATACGTCGCCGAGGTCGCGCGCACGCTGTACGTGGGCGAACCGACCGACGCGGTGCGCGCGCTGTACCGGCGTCGAGATGAGCTGTGGGACAGGCTCACCGACGCATGCCGCCCCGGAAGACCCACCAGCGCGCTGCTCGACGCCTACCAGCAGGCCGGTGAACCCTTGCCCGCCATGCCCGTCGCGCACGGTCTCGGCCTGGGATTCGATCCGCCCGTGGTGTCGCCGAGCCTGCGGGCCACGGCCGACGCCGAACGATTGGAGCAGGGAATGGTGTTGGCCGTCACGAGTTACGTGTGGGAGCGAGGCATCGGCGCGGTGTTCACGCGCGACGCCGTGGTCATCGGGGCCGACGGTCCCGACGTGTTGACGGCGACGTACAGCGAGGCCGTCCATGGCTGA